TTTGCCTGTAAGGACCATACTCTCCACCAATATCAGGACCTTCGTCCCAATTCAATCCAAGCCATTTCATATCGTTCATTATCATACGTTCGGATTCTCTCGTGGACCTTTCTGTGTCAGTATCTTCTATCCTAAGTATAAACTTCCCGTTATTCTTACGTGCGAAAAGCCAGTTAAATAAGGCTGTTCGAGCACCGCCCACATGTAAGTATCCGGTTGGGCTTGGTGCAAATCGTACTCTTACTTGTCGTTCGTTAGCTACATTAATTTTTTCTGTCATCTCACCTTTTCCTCCCGCTTCTAAGTTTATTTTATACTTTTAATTCATCGTCTCAAAAACACCGCAGGAACATACAATTCTTCTTCAGTGAGCCCACCGTGCATTCCTGCGAGCCTTTCCTCGCCTCCGCTGTACATATATGTGAAGGCATTATTCTTTGTTGCAATCATTATAGCATCACCTATTCTGTTGTACAACTCCGGGTGTGTTCTTCCAGGACCAAAGAGTTCCATCTCGAGCGCTTCTTTATTAGACAAGAAAATTGCTGAATTTGGATAATTCTCGTCAAAGTATAACCTTAACGCATCGTAGGCACTACGCTTCAAAAGGTAGAAATACATCATCCTCATCTCTCCACCGGGTGGAGAAGATAAAAGTCTATTAAATGAATCCGTAGGTTTCAAGAAGTTGTTGCTCGAATTTGGAATTTGAATCATTCCGTGATCAGAAGTGATTACAAAGAGCGAGTCGTGTGGCAGACTTTCAGAGGTAAATCTTTTCAATTCCATAAGTATCCTTGTCATTTCCATATCGTATGCATCGCTATCTGGTCCTTTTTTGTGCCCCAATCCGTCCAAGTGTCCCCAGTAAACGTAGAGAATTCCGCTCCAGTCTTCTAAAAGTTTCTTTCTAAGTGTTGCTAACAAGTCGCCCATGTAGTAATAACCCATTATATGTCCGTTCTTGTGTATTAGGTAAGATAATCCAGAATTGGCAATCGACGCGTGTGTTATAACTCCGCCGTACAATCCCTTTTCCTTTAACTGGTCAAATATGTTATCTATTCGATGGAGTCTTTTTTTCAGAATACTCGAGAATATATTTCCTTCAATTCCAGGATAAGTAAACTCTATCATGTTTGCAAGTCCGCCGATTTCTCTTAGGTAAAGAATATATCCTAACAATCCGTGTTCTTTTGGGGTCTTCCCTGTAAACCAACTTGTAACAGCCGCAGCTGTTGTAGAAGGAAAAACGCTCGATACCTTCAATATACTTTCAAACCCAAGTTTTTCGTTCACTTGGATAAATTTGTTGTATCCCATTCCATCAACAAGAAATATAACTATCTTATTCACTCCATTGAAAAACCCCTCGAAGGAACCTTCGAGGGGAAATTCTGGGTGATTTGAATGACATCCAAAATGTTTAAGAAATCGTGAGAGAAGATTTACAATAGATTTTTGGTAATCAGGCAAATAAAGCTCGTGCTCATTTAACATTAACCTTTTACTGCTCCTTTCACAAGGCCTCCAACGATGTACTTTTGCATCAGTAAGAAGAGTATAACCATTGGTATCATACCTATCATCGCTGCTGCAGTGAAAAGTCCCCATTGTGTTTCAAATGGTCCTGTCGAGAATGTGTAAAGACCGATAGCATAAGTGTACTGTTGAACGTCTTGGAGAATTATCCTTGCAAGAACGAATTCATTGAATGTCCCCATGAAAGTTAGTATTACTATAACAGCAAGTATTGGTGAAGCGAGTGGAAGAACTATCTTTACGAATGTCTGCCATCTTGTTGCGCCATCTATAAGTGCGGCTTCTTCAAGAGAATCTGGAATCGTGTCGTAGTATCCTTTGATAAGGTACATATTATAGGCTATACCACCGAGATACGCAAATATAAGACCCGAGAGCTTGCTTAAGCCAAATCCAGGTATGTACTTTCCAGCAAATGCCAAGAACGTGTAGATAGCTATCATGTACATTATTGCCGGGAACATTTGAATCAGTAACAATCCCATTATACCATACTTTCTTCCTTTGAACCTCATTCTACTGAACGGATATGCGGCTAGTGCTGTTACAGCTGTAATTATTAATGAAACTGAGAGCGAAACGATAACACTGTTCAGTATCCATCTCATCATGTAATGGTCAGGTTTCCTTTGCCATATCTGGTCTATTCTGAATGAAGCACCATCAATCTTTTTAGAATAAGCAGTTATATCCTTTAAATTCAATTTATCGGAGAGTTCGGAAGACTTCCTTGACATAACGTTCATATTTGGCACAACATTGTTTCTGTAAACAGAGAGCACAGTGTCAGTAAGCCTTTCCATTGACATTGGTCTGACTTTTACGCCAGTTTTTGAAACGGGCATAAATCTTGGACCTTGGATTTCTATGTCAGACAGGTATAACTTCAAGTCACTTATGAAAGGTCCATAATTTTGAACGAACAAGTCATAGTTTGTGAACATATCTTTAGCGGTTCCGGGCCAGTCAAGTTTATTTGCTATGCTCCTTAGTGTTTTTTGCTTTTTCTCATCCCTAATCAGACTTGCAACATCACTGACTATGCCAAATATTCTTTTTGATTGCAAGTTCAGCATCTGGAGCTGTGCAGGTAACCTCATGTTTGAGACTCTTGACTTAACTTCGTTCAACTGAACAATGGCAAGCTGCGCT
This genomic window from Fervidobacterium gondwanense DSM 13020 contains:
- a CDS encoding alkaline phosphatase family protein; its protein translation is MNKIVIFLVDGMGYNKFIQVNEKLGFESILKVSSVFPSTTAAAVTSWFTGKTPKEHGLLGYILYLREIGGLANMIEFTYPGIEGNIFSSILKKRLHRIDNIFDQLKEKGLYGGVITHASIANSGLSYLIHKNGHIMGYYYMGDLLATLRKKLLEDWSGILYVYWGHLDGLGHKKGPDSDAYDMEMTRILMELKRFTSESLPHDSLFVITSDHGMIQIPNSSNNFLKPTDSFNRLLSSPPGGEMRMMYFYLLKRSAYDALRLYFDENYPNSAIFLSNKEALEMELFGPGRTHPELYNRIGDAIMIATKNNAFTYMYSGGEERLAGMHGGLTEEELYVPAVFLRR